Below is a window of Cytobacillus firmus DNA.
TCCCGTACTCAATCACTACATTTGAATAAGAGGCAAGCGGCCTCATGAGCAGGACGCAATCCTGAATCACCTCATGCAGGGGAACATTAGCCAGTTGGAACTGTTCGGGCTTTGAAACTTTAAGATAGTTGGTAATGATGCTGTTTGTGCGATCCAGTTCTTCAATTATGAGAGGGGAGAACTTTTTAAAGTTCTCATCCGCCGTATCCTGGCTCAAATATTGAATGAAGCCCCTTACAGTTGATAAAGGATTCCTAATTTCATGGGCAATCGAAGCTGCCAGCTGGCCGACCATTGTAAGCTTATCCATATATACCATTTCACTGATCTGTTTATTCGTTCTGAAAAGACTCTCGATTATAAAAACAAGAGCAATAAATGTCAGGTAAAATGCCGCGAAATAGGTCAGATAAAAAAAGGTGTCCAGAAACATGACGGCTGTCGCAAGAATGGCTATATATAAGTAAAAATAAAAAAAGAGAATAAATGAACCTGTTATCAACCGGTGTTTAGAATTAAGAAACACTCTTCTTAAGGAAAATGTAATCACAAAGGATAAAATAGAAACCAATATTCCAATATAAATAAACTGGCCGCCTATTACATAGCGGGCAATGACGGTACTCAGCATCACAATGGATCCCGGCAGCCACCCTACATAGAGTGTCACAATCATGATCGCGACCATGCGCAAATCAAAATGGGTTTCCCCCAGTGTTTCAATGGGGTAAAACATACACAGAAGTGCCCCGAATGAGCCAAGCAGGCCGTAAATCAATTTTTGCTTAAAGGTAAGGGGGGCCTTTGTCTGATAAGGAAAAAGTAAATTTCCGTTAAACGTAAATGAAAATAGTATCGTAATATTTACCAGTAAAGGTTTAATCAGTGTAACCAATAGTCTCCTCCGTGAGTTATCAAATTAAAAGGCCGCTCCTTATGGGCGCAGGATTTGTTTTACCCGGCCAACCTGACCATCCTCAAGCCTTACTTTAATGCCATGCGGATGGGAAGGGGACTTCGTTAAAATGTCTTTCACGATTCCTTCTGTCAGAGCACCTGTCCGCTGATCCTTTTTAAGAACGATCTTCACCTTTAACCCTGGCGCTATGGCAGCGCGATTCTGACCTTCCATTACACACCCGTCCGTTTCCGCTGATTATTGGTCTTCTTAGTCTGCTGGCTTTTCAGTGCTTTCGTGGATTTAACAGGGGTATTATTAAACGCTCCGCCTGACTGACCCTGCTTTTTATTCATAAGCTGCTGTTTCATTGCTTCTTTAAGGCTGATTTTTTTTGGTGCATTATCTTCTATATTAGTCATGTTAGAGTCTCCTTTATTTACATATCCCTCTATTATAAATCATTAACCTGTTAAAGGAAATTTCTCAGTGAAATAATCTTTTCACCTGTAACTTTTTTGAAAAATAAGTCTTTAGTATCACGAACTTCTATATGAAACCATGCTTTCTTCCTATTTAGAATATACTGAATATTATATAATATTTAGATTACAGAAATAGATTATAGGGAGTGAGTATATTGTTAAAAGTTCTATCAACTTCAGCTTTATCGCTTGCTTTAGCAGGAAGTGCCGTTTTTGCAGGAGCCGGGCCGGCAGATACTCAGGCTAAGCAGGAAAGCAAGTATCAAATCAGTCTTGCACATCATGTCGGTGCGTCACCGGAGCTTGCTGCAAAAGCTAAAGAATTGGGAATTGACCTATCGAAGGTTGACCCGGCTGAAAAAGCAGCTAAGGCAGGTGCAAAATTCCAGCAGCCTGGCGACAACCATGTTGCGTATAAAGAGGCAACAGGGGATATTCCAGTTCTGGTTCTTCTGGCAAAGTATCCGGAAGGCGATGAGCCGGTCGGCGATATGCCTGGACAAGTTCCGGCTAAATATTATGAGGATTTAATCTTTGGAACAGAATATAATCCTTATGAGCTTCCTCAATTCCAGAAATATGATGGACCGGATGTTCCAAAGGACCGAACAATGCAAAATGCTTACAAAGAATCCAGTTATGGAAAGACAAATCTTGTCCGCAAAGAAAACACCGAATTTGTATGGGTTGAGATGCCAAGAGGAGCTTCCTATTACTTAGACCAAGAGGGAGCATATGCCGAGGGCGGAGAATATAAGCTTGGAAATGTGAATGGAGACGCACATACAGGTGAATTCATCCGTGATCTATTAAAAGCAGCAGACGATCAGGTTGATTTTTCGAAGTATGCCGAAAATGGGGAAGTGCCTAATATCTTCGTCATTCATGAAGGTACAGGAGCTGAATTCAGCCGTGATCCGGCACAGTTCTGGTCTCATAAGTGGAGCCTTTTAAGTGCTTTGTATTATGGAAAATACTATGAAACTGGCAAACCTGCAGATGTTCATGCTGGCATGTCCCAAGGTGAATGGATTAACAAAACAGTTGCTGAAGATATGACATATGATGGGGTAGTAGTCAACAACTACAACATCCAGCCAGGAATCGGCGGTAACGTGGCTGGATTTGATGCAGCAACAAATACGTATAAAGATGAAGCAAAAACAGGTCCATTCCCGGCACAAACTGGGGTTTATGCCCATGAATTTGGACATGCATTGGGATTACCTGACTTTTATGATACGGTTTATAGCTCTGAAGGGGTAGGGAACTACTCGATGATGGCAGGCGGATCATGGCTGCGCTATCCGAATAAACCTGAATATGGCGGAAACTCTCCGGCACACTTTGACCCGTTCTCTAAGATTTTCTTAGGGTGGGTAAATCCAGTTGAAGTAAAGCCTGGGGACACGAAAACTATTACATTGCCTCCAATCAATAAAGCGGATGCTGACAACGGCATTGTCAAAATGGAAGTGCCAGGCTCAAACGGAACTGAATACTTCCTATTTGAAAACGTTCAGCAGGACGGCTTTAACAAAGGGTTTATCCGTCAGGGTGAAGACGCTAAAGGCTTAGTGGCATGGCATGTAGATGAGAACATTATCAACCTGTACCAGACAGCCGGCTTCCGTCCAAACAATGTGGAAAACTGGATGAACAAACGCTTCCAGTACAACCAATCGGAAACAGCTAGTGACGGAACAGTCGTAACACACTACGGCTTATCTGTTCTGCAGGCTGATGGCAAGTATGACCTGGAGAAAAATCTAAACCGCGGGGATGCAGGCGATTTCTTCAAATCAGGCAGCCAAATCACACCTGTCTCCGGAAATGTTCATACTGGCTCTTACTATTTCTGGAAGGGCAACAGCTCAACACCGGCTGACTCCGGAATCCATGTAACAGACATTAAAGAAAATGCGGATGGATCTATCACAGCGAAATTCTTCTATAATTCGAACAGCAGTACAAAATAATAGACTAAAAATCCGAGCAGGCTACCCTGCTCGGATTTTTGTTTAAAGACTATTTTTCTCATATACTTGCAAGTTTGCATAAATCGCTCCAAGAACAGGAGCATCTAAATTCAGCAGTTCAGCCTTTTTCAGCAAGTATCCGAAGAAATGATCCGCTTCAATAGCCTGCTGCTTTTCCATATCTCGCTGCAGGGAAGATTTCATTTCATAGCCCATTTCATGTATTTTTTTAACCTGAGTTTCTTTAATCCCTTCAGCTAGCGGAGCACCCAGCGCTTTCATTATGGCAGATGCCTCTTTTAGTACCTCTTTAATCGAATTTAATCCGAAAGCCTGCTCGCGGATCGGACCTATAGGTGAGCGGAACAGGGAGGTAACGCCGGAAAGTGTGGAGATAAACAGGTACTTATGCCACATCTCCTGTTCAATCTTTTCAGAGAGGCGGAAGTTTGCTTTTGTACCTGAAAAAACTTCTTGAAGCTGCAGAATCCGATCCGTTTTCTCACCGGAACGCTCCCCGAAAACCAAGTCATGGACAGGGCTGGTCTGAACCACTTTCCCATTTTCACCAAGAGTGGTTTCAATAAAGCATAGGCCGCCCAGAACGTTCTCTTCTCCAAAAGCAGCTGTCAGCTGATCCATATGAGCAATTCCATTTAAGAGAGGAAGAATCAAAGTTTTATTGTCTGTGTATGGACGGATATCCCTGATGGCTCCCTCAAGATGATAAGCTTTGGTAGAGAGCAGGATGACGTCGAATGATTCTGCCTTTTCTCCAGCCTGAATCGTTTTTGGTCCCGAAAACATCATTTCCCCATAAACACTTTCCACCAGCAGCCCATATTTCTCAAGCTGCTGCTTTCTTGTCTCCCTTACCAAAAACGTAACATCCTCACCTTTTTCCAAAAGTCTTCCGCCAAAATAGCCCCCAATGGCTCCGGCTCCAACAACCAATATTCTCATACAATAGTGCCTCCCTTTGATTAAATGGAAAAGTGCACGCATGTACGTGCACCTTTGCCAGATTGTTAAGTTAAATAGAAGAAGATGCCTGTTCCTGATAACATAACTGCTGCTAAAATTAATTTGGCAGAATGAGAGAGTGAATCCTCGCCTTTCGCGTTTATTCTCTTCTCTTCCTCATTTACCGTTTCCCGGTATTTGGGATTGCAGCAGCCCATTAAGCAGATCTTTTCCAGCCGGAAATATCCTCTTCAAGCGGCAGATTATTCGCCCGAGCTTTTTTAGCCGCGGAGAAGAACAGGGCTACAAGAGCAACTGTGCCGATTGCACCGCCAATCCAGGCAGTACTCCAGGATAATCCGAAACCGATTGGTGCGTTTAAGATATACGTTAAGACCATCAGCAGCATGAATGTGCCAGGAATAAGCGAAATCCAGTAATTTTTCTTTGCGATATACAAGTACATGGCACCGACAAACAGTGCGATAACTGCTGTTGATTGGTTAGCCCAGCTGAAGTATCTCCATAAAATGTTAAAGTCGATTTGCGTTAGTGCCAGTGAAACCGCGAACAAAGGAATGGCGATCCACAAACGGCTTGAGAATTTCTTCTGAGCAAAATTAATATAATCAGCAATAATCATCCGTGCACTTCGGAAAGCCGTATCTCCTGAAGTGATTGGAAGGACAACAACTCCAAGGACAGCAAGTGTTCCGCCGATCGCACCAAGCATCATAGTGGAAGCTTCACTGACGACTGCTCCAGGACCTCCGTTTGCAAGGAAATCACTTAATCCGTTATAGCCATCAAACAAGCTCATTGCAGCAGCCGCCCAGATCATCGCGATAATTCCTTCTGCAATCATCATGCCATAGAAAATTTTGCGTCCCTGGTTCTCATTCTGAGTTGTACGGGAGATAATCGGTGTCTGTGTTGCATGGAAGCCGGAAAGAGCACCGCAAGTAATCGTGAAAAACAGCAATGGAAAAATAGGTGCATTAGCCGGGTGGAAATTCTGCAGTGAAATTTCGGGAATATTAGCGCCGGTCGCAACTAAACCGATACCAACACCAAGTGCACTGATTAAAAGCAATGCTCCAAAGTATGGGTATAAGCGGCCAATAATTTTATCAACAGGCAGTAAAGTCGCCAAAATGTAATAAATGAAAATTGCAGCAATGATGAGGGTTACAGATACCTTCTGATCCATCACCACATAAAGCAGATCAGCCGGAGTCGTAACAAACACCGTACCAACCAATAACAGAAGCAGTACAGCGAAAGCGTTCACAACATGCTTCATGACTTTCCCGAGGAACTTGCTCGCAAGCTCGGGCAAATGTGCGCCGCGGTTGCGGATAGAAATCATTCCTGTTAAATAGTCATGAACAGCACCGGCAAAAATACAGCCGACCACGATCCAGATAAAAGCTGCAGGCCCGTAAAGAGCTCCCATGATCGGACCGAAAATCGGGCCGGTGCCAGCAATGTTCAACAGCTGGATTAACGAGTTTTTTGGCGTACTCATGGCGATGTAATCCACACCGTCAGCATGTGTATAGGCAGGTGTTGTACGTGCCTCCTTCACACCGAAAACTTTTTCAACAAACTTGCCGTACGTAAAATAACCTACAATTAAAAGTGCAATACAGACTAAAAAAGTAATCATATTTATCCCCCTTTATGAATGCGTTTACATTAATTATATAAAAGAAGGAGAAAATTTGAACAATTTGTGTCCAACATGTAAAAAATGAAGATTAAAAGGCAATGAAGGGGGATTAAGATGCATGGAAAAACGTAAGTGTGTTTGAAAATTCATTATATTATGATTGGAAAAAGGGTAGGGTGCATATTTTAGATCAAGCGCAATTAACCTCGAGATCAGTACAAACCTAATTCAAAGTGCACTCGCATCCCCAAGCAGCAAAAAAACAAAAAAGCACCGTCCCGATGCTTTTTCACAATTCCAATCGCACCCGCAGTGCTTTCACATAGTTCCTGCTCACAGACAAGAGTTCTTCCCGGCCTTCCATCTCAAGCTGATAGGCACCGTTAAACCAGGGGGTCAATCGAGTTACATAATCCAGATTCACCAGGTAACTCTTGTGAATCCTGAAAAAAGAGAAGGGTAAAAGCCTGCTCTCCAAATCCTTCAGGGGGGTTTTGGTTTCATGCTCTCCGGTCCTGGTGATAATCCGGGATACTTTTTCATCCCGGCCGATATAGAGGATTTCTTTTGGCTCCAGGTATAAAATTTCCCCATCTTCTTCAACAGCCAGTTTGCCGGCCGGCTTGCCGATGTCATTTTCTTTTTTGGCGCCAATCAATTTTTCCACACGCCTGATGGTCTGCTCGAGCTGTTCCTCGTCGTAGGGCTTCAGTAAGTAATCGGTTGCTTCATAGCGGAAGGCTTCAGCAGCAAACTGCGGGTAGGCCGTTGCAAAGATGATAAGCGGTACTTTTTTCAGCTCGTGCAGGGACTTGGCCGCTTCCATTCCGTTCATTTTAGGCATCTCGACATCAAGGAAAACAACATCCGGCTGAAGCTGGATGGCTTTCATCACCGCTGTTTCGCCTGATTCAGCCTCGCCGATAACCTGAATTGCAGGAAATTCCTCCAGTAAATGCTTTAATTCATCTCTGCTGTAGCGTTCATCATCTGCGATTAAGGCTCGGATCGTTTTTTCCATCAGCTTTCTTCCTCCGTTTTCGGAATGGCGAATTGAATGTCAGTGCCTATGCCTGGCGTGCTTGCAATTTGCAGCGAAGCTTCCTCGCCAAACATCATGGTCAGCCGGCGGTTTACATTGTACAATGCAAGTCCTGATCCCGTTTTTGACTGCAGGGTTTCCTTCCCAATCTGTTCAGCTCTCTCCTTGCTCATGCCCTGTCCATTGTCCTTCACTTTTACTATAGTCATTCCGTCCTGT
It encodes the following:
- a CDS encoding ATP-binding protein, with protein sequence MVTLIKPLLVNITILFSFTFNGNLLFPYQTKAPLTFKQKLIYGLLGSFGALLCMFYPIETLGETHFDLRMVAIMIVTLYVGWLPGSIVMLSTVIARYVIGGQFIYIGILVSILSFVITFSLRRVFLNSKHRLITGSFILFFYFYLYIAILATAVMFLDTFFYLTYFAAFYLTFIALVFIIESLFRTNKQISEMVYMDKLTMVGQLAASIAHEIRNPLSTVRGFIQYLSQDTADENFKKFSPLIIEELDRTNSIITNYLKVSKPEQFQLANVPLHEVIQDCVLLMRPLASYSNVVIEYGNKGPFYVRGDEDHLKQALMNIIKNGIESVQEKGKISIITSADYFHNTVKLTITDNGRGMTSEQLENIGLPFYTTKTKGTGLGSMVTNKIIREMHGTIEYDSEIGKGTTVNIILPLLKNE
- a CDS encoding YwbE family protein, producing MEGQNRAAIAPGLKVKIVLKKDQRTGALTEGIVKDILTKSPSHPHGIKVRLEDGQVGRVKQILRP
- a CDS encoding M6 family metalloprotease domain-containing protein, with the protein product MSILLKVLSTSALSLALAGSAVFAGAGPADTQAKQESKYQISLAHHVGASPELAAKAKELGIDLSKVDPAEKAAKAGAKFQQPGDNHVAYKEATGDIPVLVLLAKYPEGDEPVGDMPGQVPAKYYEDLIFGTEYNPYELPQFQKYDGPDVPKDRTMQNAYKESSYGKTNLVRKENTEFVWVEMPRGASYYLDQEGAYAEGGEYKLGNVNGDAHTGEFIRDLLKAADDQVDFSKYAENGEVPNIFVIHEGTGAEFSRDPAQFWSHKWSLLSALYYGKYYETGKPADVHAGMSQGEWINKTVAEDMTYDGVVVNNYNIQPGIGGNVAGFDAATNTYKDEAKTGPFPAQTGVYAHEFGHALGLPDFYDTVYSSEGVGNYSMMAGGSWLRYPNKPEYGGNSPAHFDPFSKIFLGWVNPVEVKPGDTKTITLPPINKADADNGIVKMEVPGSNGTEYFLFENVQQDGFNKGFIRQGEDAKGLVAWHVDENIINLYQTAGFRPNNVENWMNKRFQYNQSETASDGTVVTHYGLSVLQADGKYDLEKNLNRGDAGDFFKSGSQITPVSGNVHTGSYYFWKGNSSTPADSGIHVTDIKENADGSITAKFFYNSNSSTK
- a CDS encoding ketopantoate reductase family protein, coding for MRILVVGAGAIGGYFGGRLLEKGEDVTFLVRETRKQQLEKYGLLVESVYGEMMFSGPKTIQAGEKAESFDVILLSTKAYHLEGAIRDIRPYTDNKTLILPLLNGIAHMDQLTAAFGEENVLGGLCFIETTLGENGKVVQTSPVHDLVFGERSGEKTDRILQLQEVFSGTKANFRLSEKIEQEMWHKYLFISTLSGVTSLFRSPIGPIREQAFGLNSIKEVLKEASAIMKALGAPLAEGIKETQVKKIHEMGYEMKSSLQRDMEKQQAIEADHFFGYLLKKAELLNLDAPVLGAIYANLQVYEKNSL
- a CDS encoding carbon starvation CstA family protein codes for the protein MITFLVCIALLIVGYFTYGKFVEKVFGVKEARTTPAYTHADGVDYIAMSTPKNSLIQLLNIAGTGPIFGPIMGALYGPAAFIWIVVGCIFAGAVHDYLTGMISIRNRGAHLPELASKFLGKVMKHVVNAFAVLLLLLVGTVFVTTPADLLYVVMDQKVSVTLIIAAIFIYYILATLLPVDKIIGRLYPYFGALLLISALGVGIGLVATGANIPEISLQNFHPANAPIFPLLFFTITCGALSGFHATQTPIISRTTQNENQGRKIFYGMMIAEGIIAMIWAAAAMSLFDGYNGLSDFLANGGPGAVVSEASTMMLGAIGGTLAVLGVVVLPITSGDTAFRSARMIIADYINFAQKKFSSRLWIAIPLFAVSLALTQIDFNILWRYFSWANQSTAVIALFVGAMYLYIAKKNYWISLIPGTFMLLMVLTYILNAPIGFGLSWSTAWIGGAIGTVALVALFFSAAKKARANNLPLEEDISGWKRSA
- a CDS encoding LytR/AlgR family response regulator transcription factor encodes the protein MEKTIRALIADDERYSRDELKHLLEEFPAIQVIGEAESGETAVMKAIQLQPDVVFLDVEMPKMNGMEAAKSLHELKKVPLIIFATAYPQFAAEAFRYEATDYLLKPYDEEQLEQTIRRVEKLIGAKKENDIGKPAGKLAVEEDGEILYLEPKEILYIGRDEKVSRIITRTGEHETKTPLKDLESRLLPFSFFRIHKSYLVNLDYVTRLTPWFNGAYQLEMEGREELLSVSRNYVKALRVRLEL